CAGATGTGCATAAAATAAATTTGTGAGATAGCCAAATGCGGTTGAAAGTTGAGGGAAAGTCAATTAAATCATACAAGATTGCTGCTTAAGTTTAGTTAGGTGTAGCAAAACACTGTTTTCATAAAGTAAGCATCATAGCACATGATGGGAGAGCGCTGTCATTATTATAAAACAGTTAGCACATGATGGGTCAACCATTTCAAACATCATGCTTATAAAAGTAATATCAGGATTGAGTGAAGAGAACATTAAGATAGTGATAGTTTGGATGGTCAGAGCATAGGCAAAAAAAGGAGTCATTTTATACAAACCTGATTGACCGTGCCTGGTTCATGGAGAAGGTTTTGTCATACTCATCATTCGGCGGATCAGGGAGTGGACCAGACGCCTTGCCCTTTGAATTCGAATAGTGCAGAATTGCAACGCCAGTGACCCTGGTCCAGAACGACTCGTTCACGAACCGAGCGCTGGCCACGATGTAATAGTCGCTGCTTGCATTCTGGTCCATGGTGACCAGAAAGGAGTAGGACTGCCCCACGTGGATGTCGAGGTTGGTGAAATTCTGCTTCATCGTATAGGAGCCCTCTGTCTCGACCATGGCCATGTTGTGGCCCTGGATCCTCAGGTTCAAGCTGGTGGAGATGCCCACGTTGTGGACTCTGAAGCGGTACGTTTTGCCTGTCATGGAGCTGAGGCTGTTAGTTTCCACAATAGCGGTAACGTACTACACTGCAGTAATCATTGTTCAAAGAATTTGTAGTGGCCTTGTCATGAAGGTAGTAATTAATCATCAACCTTACGCCCCCACCATATCAGAGACTTTTTGCAGAGTTGAACAGTATAACATTTCAAGTATTTGCAGCAACAGCACTTGGAACCATGATTGTTTTATTTTTATACCATACCCACAAAAGTCACAAGGAATTCAATACTAGTAATGCAGCCTATTATGATGAAAGTGAGACAAGCAATCACCCTACCTGGCTCAACATCGATGGTCTCGTACTCGATCCCAGCCGAGACGAGGGAGTCATTGTACCGATACGGCCCCTTGCCGTTCATCAGAACACCGTCAGGCATCCCGAGCTCCTTCCCGTCATCGAGCATCTTCCTGAGGTCCTATAACACGAGAGAAAACCACAATCAAACACCCTCGCTGCAAACCCAGTTTGTGGATGATAATACATTTCGTTCCCGGGGGGTGGCCTAGCGTACCGTGTGGTTCTTCTTGTACCAGTCGCCGATGAAGAGCCTGATGTCGCCGTCGGGGGTGTCGAAGGGGACGGAGATGACGGCGCGGTTGTTGACTGTGATGCCACCGAAGCCGCCCGCGGCGCGCTGCATGGAGAGCGGCGGGAAGTAGAAGAAGCTGCCGATCTGGTCCTTGACCTGGAAGTTGTAGGTCCAGTTCCAGCCCGGCGGGATGGGGCAGTTGGTGCCCAGCACCCCGTCCTGCCAGCAGTTCTTCCGCTGCTGGATGCCGTCCCTGGAATGAATCAAAAAATCAGAGCAAGGCCTGCCTGTCATCACACTGAAGACTGAACCCATGACACTGTAACTGAAGCCTGCAAGAGCAGTGACATGACTGAAGATTGGATGGTGGTGGGAGTGGGGAGTGGGGAGTGAGCAGACCAGGTGATTAAGAGCGGCTCGTCGAGGCTGTTGAGGACGTTGACGGCGACGTTGTAGTTTGTGGTGACGTTGACGACGGGGCCCGGGAACTCCTTGTTGATCGCGATCACCTGAATCAAAGCGAAAAATTCAGAAACAGAAACACACACAACCGGTTGTTCAGGTTCAGGTTCAGGCGGTCAATTAAAAAGGGGCGCCGCGAGTTGAGATCTCTGTCGGGAGGCGCACGGGAACAGTGCGCCGGGGAGCGGGAGGGGGATCTGGGCTTTTGGAGGTGGCCGGCATAGAAATGAATCGAAACTTTTGAAGTTGGGGAGCGGGAGGGGCAAAAAATTGAAAACTTTTGGGTGCGTCGGGCCGGGGAATCCTGGAATCGAAGGGCGGCATGGTATCCTTGCGGAAATCTACTAGAGTGGTAGCAGCATCTCCTTCCCCTcgaaggaaggagggagggagCGGAGGCGCGGACGGCATCCCGAGGGACGCATGAAATGGGGGAAAAACTGAATCTTGACGGCGGGCAGGGGGGGGCAAGCGGACGGCCCGCGCGCGGAAACCCAAACAAATCTTGCGGCGGAGGGAGGGGGCGGTTCGCTGCGCTCTCTCGGAGCACGCGGCggtggcggcaggcggcggcgagtGGTCGGATTGGAAATAGGAGAAgacggagggagggagggaggggggaagTGACGGACCTTCTGCGGGACGCCGAGCGGGGATCTGGTGACGTAGGAGACGTCCCAGTCGAAGAAGGCGTAGGGGTCGGTGGCCCGCGCCGGCGCCAGGAAGCCGAGCAGGAGCGGCAGGAGCAGCGCCGCCGCCGGGCACGCCATTTCCTTGCCTCCTTGCGCCTCTCGCTCTCCCCGGTGGAGGTGGAGTCCGGTCCAGTCCACAGACACTGGCGCCGGCTGATTCTTGGGATTCCCTTTTTCTTTTGCCCCTTTTTCCGCACTGCTCGCTGCCTGCCCCCGGCCGTTTGCgtttctcgctcgctcgctcgctattTGTGTCGGAGGCGTGGCgtgggggaagagagaaggaagcaaATGTgggtggggatggggatgggggttTGGGAGGGTTTTGAGGGAAAGCATCAACCCAACCCCAACGGGCAACAGCTGTGTCGACGCGGACGGTGTGGGGGAATGGGCCGAGACGCGTCGCCATGCATCGCCTGCCTGCGCGTGGGCCCCACACCATCCATCTTCAATGCTTGCCTAACATATCAGCATGTCATGTGTAGCAGGAGGGAGGGAGGAAATCACACCCAAAATTCCCCAAATACACCTCATGGATTGGATTGGAGATCACATAACAGCGTCTACAACAGGAGCCTCAAACACCCGGTGTTGACGGCACCATTCATAGCCCAAATACGGGGCGGATTTGGGGAAGACCCGGGCACGTTCGCCACATCGGATCTGGTCTATGTtggcccacccgaccccacatatacACGTCCTCATCCGCTTCTTGGATCAAACCCTACCCACTCCACTCCACTCCATCACCCAAGCTCCCGTCCGGCATGGCGGGCAACGCATCTGACTCTAACCAGTCCGGATCTGTCGACTCGGGTGTTGTCCCGTGCAGGTTGAAGGATGCAATGGTCATCCACACTGCACTGCACCAGACCAACGGCAAGGTCTGTCTGGCAAGAGTCCATTGCGTCGACGCATCTGGCGCTTGAATCCTCCGGGGCTGGATCATCGCGGTCCTCCCGGCATACTTCCAATCTcactttctccatcaccaatccaccGGAGTATGAGTGCTACCGGCACTTGTATGCCCGCCATGGGAAGGAGAGGGTGAGGATGGCCGAGGCCCGCTCGCTGCCAGCATGGCGGCGGTGCTGCGCGCTACCGCGGAAGAGTAAGCCATCCGCGCCCGCATTCTAAAGAAGCGGCAGCGGATGATGGCCGAAGGATGGCCCAAATTCTAGCAGGATACTGAACGATGGCCCATCGAGACTAAAGCACACCAAATACACGATCCATGTCTCTTTCCTACCACTCTCTTGTGCTTGAGTAaacctagctctcttctctccta
This portion of the Triticum dicoccoides isolate Atlit2015 ecotype Zavitan chromosome 7A, WEW_v2.0, whole genome shotgun sequence genome encodes:
- the LOC119329211 gene encoding monocopper oxidase-like protein SKU5, whose product is MACPAAALLLPLLLGFLAPARATDPYAFFDWDVSYVTRSPLGVPQKVIAINKEFPGPVVNVTTNYNVAVNVLNSLDEPLLITWDGIQQRKNCWQDGVLGTNCPIPPGWNWTYNFQVKDQIGSFFYFPPLSMQRAAGGFGGITVNNRAVISVPFDTPDGDIRLFIGDWYKKNHTDLRKMLDDGKELGMPDGVLMNGKGPYRYNDSLVSAGIEYETIDVEPGKTYRFRVHNVGISTSLNLRIQGHNMAMVETEGSYTMKQNFTNLDIHVGQSYSFLVTMDQNASSDYYIVASARFVNESFWTRVTGVAILHYSNSKGKASGPLPDPPNDEYDKTFSMNQARSIRMNVTTGAARPNPQGSFHYGQINVTQVYKLRNMPPVTINGKKRTTLNGISYSPPATPLRLADLYDKKEVYTLDFPTMPSDGPPVIRSSVINSTYKNFMEIVFQNNDTKVQTYHIDGYAFWVVGMDYGEWTDNSRGTYNKWDGVSRCTTQVFPGAWTAVLLSLDSPGFWNVRTENLDTWYLGQETYIRVVDPDGGYNVTESVLPDNALFCGLLREKQKAQKPHGSSSSSASPALKQSGYLLPFLVSLVALAVMGH